ACACTTTTTTCTGCATAACATAGATGAAACTCTCTTTTACcattggaagaagaagaagaagaagaagaagaagaagaagaagaagatgtggaGCTGTCGCAGTGAATTAACACTGACATTATTGAATTGTCCCAATAAAACCGAGCACTTGTTCTGTACTCTTATGTGAcctttcacaaacacaaatgcacagatGAATGTTGAGGCCGGGCCTGTGTGGAGCCTGGTTCTTTAAATGGTCGCTGTTCGTGTCTGTAGTGGTGACGTGTCTCTAaagtttctcctcctcctctcctcctcccggcggctcagtcagtcagtagtGAGGTTGAGTCTGCTCAGATTTACATGGTAAAGGAGCACAGAGGTGGACAGCTAGGACAACATGGGCAGTGAGTATGACTTTCACACACGAGTCGTACGAGACTTTATATCTAGAGCATGTGTAGCGAGAGTAATAATGGTATTTTACTTGTTTTAGACAACTTAGTTAGCTAACGGCGTTAGCGCTGGCATTGGTAGCAAGCTAGCTTAcgttgctagctagctagttggCAGTTGCTTTTGTACTATCTTAAACCCTTTGTAATAAGAAGTTGTGAGTGGATTCAATCAAACACTTGAGTATTAGTTTTTTAACCGTGATAACTTGCTTGTAGTGAGATCTTAAAAGCGCCACGGTGGCTCTCGTTGGATGGACATATCTTCcaagctaactagttagccacTCATTCAAAGACATTGACAGTCTAGTGATGACGACGCATAACACTACCCGTGTTAtcttcagcctgctgccccTAAAGCATCTGCCTAATGCTAATAACATACACCTggtataaaataatataaaggtCTAGCAAAAAATATCTAGAAACTACGTGATACAAATACATTATTTGGTAGTCAAATCTGTTTAGTGTTGGTTATTGTAAATTCAAACGTGCCGTGAGTCCGCCCACATTTCACTGCCACGTCCCACTGACACCGAGCTATTATTTCCAGTTTACTCACGTAAATACTTCATGTCTGCCTGTTTTCAGTCAAATTCTTGGAGGTGATAAAGCCGTTCTGTGCGGTGCTGCCAGAGATCCAAAAACCTGAAAGAAAGGTGAGAATTCTGGTCATTTTATTAGTACATTTGCTTTTGGTGCTGCTTTAGTTATTTGATGTAAATCCTCTCATAATGTGCCTGTCCAACAGATCCAGTTCAGAGAGAAGGTATTATGGACTGCCATCACTCTGTTCATCTTCCTGGTGTGTTGCCAGGTAAGTGTCgccattaattaattaatcaccGTCTTTCCATAATCTGTTGCTTCAGTCAGCTTGGTTGTTCTTATAAATGGAAATTGAAAACCatataatttaaatgaaaaactacTACTTGTCTTCACTTTATTGTTAACTATTTGGTTATTTGACCTTCAAATAAAATTGTTGAATGACCTTCATTAAAGGTCTGAGGACCGATATATTGTTAATGAAGTGGGTACAAGTCGTCAGTCGTCTCAgtgtgcagtgttttttcatttttattcttttttacaATCAGAGTTTGTAATTCAACACAGCCGTCAATGAAACTATTTGATGTGACTGTAAAAAATCTTACATAGCCTCACAATGAACCATGTCAGGTTTCTTTTTTCTAaagataaattattttaattacttACTAATCTATCAATTGTCTAATTAAATTTTAATTGACTTATTTAGTACAGCAGAATAAGAAATATGACAACTGCAAATCACTACTAGTCCTAGCCCAAAATTATGCATTCAATTTGCATTGGTTTCCTGCCATCCAACATCAAAGAGATTAATTTAGGATGAAATGGAGAAAAGGGGGAGAAGGTGCACAAAGAGAATTCTCAATgcttttaaatttaaaggtgcttagtaaatacatgaaaaataatcagattaattTTCCACTGATTGATCTGTcgattaataaaaaaacaaaatccttaATCACCTGCAATGATGTTAGCATGGCACAGTTCGAATAATATGTGTGTCCGGAGGATTGGAAAACTATCCAAAGTGAAAAACTCACGGGTTTGCATGTAGTGTTGCCCTTAGTAATCTTTAATCTAAACTAATGATTTGATTACATGTTGTACCTTAAGTTGGACTTGTAGTCTAGGCGTTATTTTTTGAGTAGCAACTTGCAAGTTCATAGAagcattaaaatattcatctcTCACATTGTTTGCCTCCAGATCCCCCTGTTTGGCATCATGTCCTCAGACTCTGCAGATCCCTTCTACTGGATGAGAGTcattctggcttcaaacagagGTATTTGTCAAGCTAATAAtcaagtaaaatataaaatgcatgTCTGCTCCCCTGCTGGAATTTCCTAATTTGAATATCTCCCTCCAGGTACCCTTATGGAGCTGGGTATCTCGCCTATCGTCACCTCAGGCCTGATAATGCAGCTGCTCGCTGGAGCTAAGATCATCGAAGTTGGAGACACACCAAAAGACAGAGCCCTGTTTAATGGAGCTCAGAAATGTAAGTAAACTCTCACCAGGAGGAGGTTAGACTCCATAAGTATGTCCATGGATTGTCTAACCTCATGTTCATGTTGTTCAGTGTTTGGAATGATCATCACCATCGGCCAGGCCATCGTGTACGTAATGACCGGCATGTATGGAGATCCCTCAGAGATGGGTGCAGGAATCTGTCTGCTCATCATCATTCAGGTGAGAACAGGAATCTTTTCGTCAAATTTGTCACAACCAATTGTGTGATTTGACTTCAAATATGTATGCTATCATTGAAACATGCTTTAATTACACACTAACATGATGTGGAAAGGATATAATAATATGTGGATTATAACTACATTTATCTTTTCTGTGTTCTTTCAATGAAGTTCTGTGTCTGCTTGGATCAGTATCAGCTTCTTTGCTCCCTAAAGTTCCCTAAAtataagtgatttttttttaatgcagacaAATCCCCTTCAGTCATGTTAACATTTAAACTGGTCATTATCAAACGTATAATTTTCCTTTAATTGAAGAGCGTGAAACTGACGCCACTAATATAAGCTGATGACTTCTCAAGTCCAAGAGATAAATCAAGGTCATCAAGTATCTCAGAGAAACTTCTCATGATGTCTAGTTATCAAACTCAGGTAGTCATTGTTCATTAGTTGAATTACATAAGCACCTGGTTTGTTAATGAGTTTAACCATAAAGTAAAATATGCTCCTGCTCACACTGTTATTAAGTTCAGTTATTTAAACTAGTCAGAATAAACAGCCAAGACTTTTCAAAGAAAGTGAATTTCATAGCtatgaaacattttcacatgaCTTTCTCTGTATTTCTCAGTTGACTGAATCTGTGTTGTTCTTCCACAGCTGTTTGTGGCTGGAATgattgtgctgctgctggatgagtTGCTTCAGAAGGGCTATGGTCTTGGTTCAGGAATCTCACTGTTCATTGCGACCAACATCTGCGAGACGATTGTCTGGAAGGCCTTCAGCCCCACGACTGTGAACACCGGAAGAGGTAAGAGAGCACAAAGTGGTTAGTTATCCAAACAACTTCGCAGACGGTCAGAgagttttttccatttttgttcGATAGATGTAAATGCCATAGCCGTGATCAAAGTCCATCTTGTTGCTTCTCTGCACTCTCTACAACTGTGTGTAATTCTTGTGACTTGTTGTGTTTCTAGGCACCGAGTTTGAGGGAGCAATCATTGCGCTTTTCCATCTGCTGGCTACTCGGACAGACAAAGTGCGTGCTTTGAGAGAGGCCTTCTACAGACAGAACCTGCCCAACCTCATGAACCTCATCGCCACAGTCTTCGTCTTTGCTGTAGTGATATACTTTCAGGTGAGTGCCTGGACTTTGTGACATGCGGCATTTCTCAAAGTTTAAACTGGGAGTGTGTGGGGAGTTAGGGGAGTGTCAACAGTTCATTGCTCATATGTGTCCTACGCATTTTCCTCTTCTCACAGGGATTCAGGGTCGATCTGCCCATCAAGTCTGCCCGCTACCGTGGCCAGTACAACACCTACCCCATCAAGCTCTTCTACACCTCCAACATCCCCATCATCCTGCAGTCGGCTTTGGTCTCCAACTTGTATGTTATCTCCCAGATGCTTTCCACACGCTTCAGTGGCAACTTCCTGGTTAATCTGCTCGGTACTTGGTCTGTAAGTATGCACTTAATCACACCTTTCTGTTTACTTTGTTGAGCTTTATTCAGAGACTGAGTCTCCAGAAATGACATATTCTTGATATTTGTGATTGTAAACCCCAGATGTTGGAGTCATTTTCTGTCCATTAAAGCCTTTATTCTTTTCTCATGTTTATAGGACACATCATCAGGTGGTCCAGCCCGAGCCTACCCTGTAGGTGGACTCTGTTACTACCTCTCCCCCCCTGAGTCATTTGGTTCTGTTCTGGACGACCCGGTCCATGCGGTCATCTACATTGTCTTCATGCTCGGATCATGTGCCTTTTTCTCCAAAACCTGGATCGAAGTCTCAGGCTCCTCTGCCAAAGACGTAAGTTTTAACGACTTTTGAGCAGGTGGCTTGGTGGGTTTATTTCAAACAGACTTAGTTTTAAAGCTCTTTTATTCACTTTGATCCAGGTGGCGAAACAGCTGAAGGAGCAGCAGATGGTGATGAGGGGACACAGAGAAACCTCAATGGTCCATGAGCTGAACAGGTAAAATCAAAATTCTTTTCATGTGCAGTTCCTTCTTGTTTTCTATTTATATACTTCATCAGCTGCACAAAACATACACGTTTATCAGTTCGAATGGTTGTAAGTTTTCATCATGAATTTGCATTAGCTCATGTACTTGGCACTGTTTTTTCACAAAGCAAACAACACCCATTTTATAATCAAAGCTACACTTCATCATCATATTTCACATTAACTTCCTTTACTGCCACAGTCCACCTAAAACTTGAGTTGAACTTCTTACTTCAAATTAAATCCCTATTGCTTGTCAGGAAAATGATCATGATGGAAGGGTAAAGCTGTTCTCATcagataaaagagagaaactctTTTTGTATTAGCCACCTTccctcagtgttttttttcttttcctttgcaATAAGATTTCTGTCCTTAGAAATGTTGTTCCACCCAAACATATAAAAGTTAAGATCCTTTCTGAAGGTACAAAgtgcaaaaatgtcaattattGAGCTACACTAAACTTGGCAGCATGGCAGCAGTTCAAGAATGTGGCTCCCATTCTTATTGCTAAAGTTTTCCTCAGTTGTGGTCGTCACCACTGTGTGTGCTTTCACAATATGTACtgcttaaaggagcagttcaacattttggaacACTCTAGAATTTCAGTGAGTAATCGATTTAGGTTTCAACTATGAAGTTTATTGGCAACTAATTTGATATAATCATCCATTAATCACTTCCCCACAATCAGTATGACTGTATTTGAATATCTGCCATTTTTACTACTGAGCATTTCATCTGAAAGACCTCAAGGTGAATTTCTGTAATATTTAATCAATCtccctgttttgtgttttaggtACATTCCTACTGCCGCTGCCTTTGGTGGGCTGTGTATCGGTGGTTTATCAGTAATGGCTGACTTCCTCGGAGCCATTGGCTCTGGCACCGGTATCCTGCTGGCCGTCACTATCATCTACCAGTACTTTGAGATCTTTGTGAAAGAACAGAGTGAAGTTGGCAGCATGGGGGCCCTGCTCTTCTAGAAAAGCCAATATCCTCCCACCTTCAATCAACTTTTATTACGATCACCaactttgcatttgttttacaTCTATATGAAGCCCCTGCATCGTCAGCTCTCGAGTTTGAGGAATCTTCAGGAATCTCAGCTGAAATGGGACCTAGTGAGTTGATGGGGCTGCACACAGCTTGTTGCTCCCTCCATGAATCTCCCAAAGTAACACCAAGACCAACTTTTTTTCAGCTGTACTTCATCAGATTTTCTAACTGACTCGAGATTATAGCTCCCCAGGATTCATTTAAAGGCTTCTGTTGTGTGTGAGATGGAGTCCTGCAGGGGTTTGGTCCTTTTTTCAGACTGACAATAGAGTGCTTCAGTATGCAGGCATACTCGACCAGGATGACGGAGGTCAACTGCCTGTTGCGTGCAAGAAAGCACTCGATGTTCTGCTTGGTGTTATCTTagtttatacttttattttcagctgtattttattttttctgtcaaa
This Pagrus major chromosome 6, Pma_NU_1.0 DNA region includes the following protein-coding sequences:
- the sec61a1a gene encoding protein transport protein Sec61 subunit alpha-like 1: MGIKFLEVIKPFCAVLPEIQKPERKIQFREKVLWTAITLFIFLVCCQIPLFGIMSSDSADPFYWMRVILASNRGTLMELGISPIVTSGLIMQLLAGAKIIEVGDTPKDRALFNGAQKLFGMIITIGQAIVYVMTGMYGDPSEMGAGICLLIIIQLFVAGMIVLLLDELLQKGYGLGSGISLFIATNICETIVWKAFSPTTVNTGRGTEFEGAIIALFHLLATRTDKVRALREAFYRQNLPNLMNLIATVFVFAVVIYFQGFRVDLPIKSARYRGQYNTYPIKLFYTSNIPIILQSALVSNLYVISQMLSTRFSGNFLVNLLGTWSDTSSGGPARAYPVGGLCYYLSPPESFGSVLDDPVHAVIYIVFMLGSCAFFSKTWIEVSGSSAKDVAKQLKEQQMVMRGHRETSMVHELNRYIPTAAAFGGLCIGGLSVMADFLGAIGSGTGILLAVTIIYQYFEIFVKEQSEVGSMGALLF